CGTCGAGAAGGTCCCAGTCTCCAATGCTTAGCAGGAGTGTCGCGGTTGCTACTCCGAAGAGTCAGCAGAGGGCGGTGTCTGCTGAGAGACGTCGGCAGGGGGCGACGACGCCTTCTAATGCTGAGAGAATGTTGGTGACGTCAGTGCGGAGTTTATCGGTATCGTTTCAGGGGGAATCGTATTCGCTGCCTGTGAGTAAGGTCAAGCCACCTCCGGCAGCCGCCGGAACTCCCGGGGGTTTGAGGAAAGGTACGCCGGAGAGGAAGAAAGCGGGAGTGACGCCGGTGAGAGATCGAAGAGAGAGGGATAGGGAGAATTCGAGGCCGAGTGATCATCAGCAGCATCGTTGGCCGGGAAGATTACGTGGCGAGAATTCGAATTTCTTCACTAGGAGTTTGGATTACGTCACGGGACGAGTGAAATTGAGTGGATCCGGTTCTGCGCTCAAGGAATTGAGAAAGTCTGTGGCTGATGAAAATAGTAGAAACAAGGTTAGTAATTTGAAGTTGGACAATCACGATGTTGACGTTCGAGGAACAAGTGAGCTCGATGGTCGACCGAGATTAGGTGAGTCCCGGAACTCAGATGCTGAGAGTGACTCAAGCGAGAGCACTGCAAGTGGAAATGTGATTCAACTCAGAGGAGGGCCACGTGGGGTTGTTGTGCCGGGAAGATTCAGTCAAGATGCGAGTAACCGAGAGCATAAAGTACTGGATCCTGGTTCACCCTTATCAAATAGTGCATCAAATAGAACATTAGgtcattcaaaattaattgttgcaaagaattttcaaaacgATAGTCCTGTTTCATCACCACGCGAAGTTTTTGCGATTAGAGGATTATCACCTCTTCGAGGGGGAATGAGGGCCGCTTCACCAAGCAAGGCCTTGACTTCATCTGGTGCTCTGTTAAGGGGTATGGCTAGTCCGACAAGAGCTGGAAGTGGTGTGGTAACTTCAATGAATGCCAGTAACACGTGTAGCACACCATCTATATTGAGCTTTGCTGTTGATATGAGGAAGGGAAAGCTGAGAGAGAATCGAATTGCTGATGCACATAACTTGAGGCTGCTATATAACCGACTGTTGCAGTGGCGATTAGCAAATGCGAAGGTAGAGAATACCCTGTTGGTACAAGAACAGACAGCAGAGGTACTAACTTTCCCCAAAATTTTTGActcttcaataaaataaattagttaaacaTTTACAGTATTGCAGTTCCAATTGTTTCATGGATCGAGGCATCCGTGCTAAAGTATGTGCTTTGCTCTAGTAAAACTGAATttagtgacaaaataataatagacaCATCGAAATATGTGGTTGTGTTAAATAATACTGTACACATCTGGGCAGCAGATTATTGGTTACTTACTCCATTAAATCATTTATAATCTTCATCCAGTCTGATTAAGTCCAAGAAGTCTGTGAATCGATATATAAGATTCTTAAATGCCAAAATGcacgaaaaaataaaagaaaaaagaaaggtagGGAGGCTACTAGAAACTCTTCACCTTTTATTAGCTTCAATTAGTAATTGCAATATcttaatattaatgtaatccCTTCCACACCCCTCGCTAcccccaaaaagaaaaatataataataaaaaaaatgacatatgGAATGTTGCATGGAGTCTTATCtgaaaaataatctaaaatatatactttatgCAAAAGCGACCCAGTTCTGTATAATAGTTCTGATTCCTCAGGAAACGTAATACACTATTGTTTCATCTCGAGTCCAAAATATTGTGAAGGTGCTTTTCTACTTGGCCTCCTGTATTAATCATTGCCATcaagtttaaaataattttctcagtTCATGGTTCTGAAATTTTGTACTCTCTTTTTGCGCAATCTCAAGAGTTTCAACTTTGGGTGCTGTAGCATTGTGATGTTTATTAATGGATTTCTCCTTTCTATATCAAGTGGTTAATTGCTTTCTGAAAAGCATGATAACAAGTTTAGTTGCACAGTGAGTTAGAATGGTATCAGTTTTTAAGCCAAGAAATGTCAAGGAAAAGGAAATGGAAACTATCAGTGGCATtagggaaaaatgaaaatctaaGTAACCTTAAACTAAAAAACGCTTATAAACCATATTATTTCGATGGGAATGAAATATATGATACATATGGCGTACATCATGAGCACTCATTTTCCCTGCTAGAAGTGAAAGtacaagaaaatttttacttatatttgcTTTTCTATTAGATGATATTCGGTGAATGAGAGATCTACCTTTTTAACTTGACGAGAAACGTAGAGGTGATTTGCTTATTGTAAACTAGGAATTGATATGATCTATTACTGGATAAACTGATAGATGACAATTAGTATTGGTACAGACGAGATAAGCAACTGAAATCGTTATGGCATCTGACATATCTTGCTTGGAACCCAAAGTAACTGAGAAGTTCTGTTTTTAAGCTGACATATCT
The window above is part of the Sesamum indicum cultivar Zhongzhi No. 13 linkage group LG2, S_indicum_v1.0, whole genome shotgun sequence genome. Proteins encoded here:
- the LOC105155594 gene encoding QWRF motif-containing protein 2; this encodes MVTAVTSTPKQRPSQNPKRPPLLSSDSDNAPSSRPKAREVSSRYLSLSTSSSSSNSSASTNTTFSSVTSGSSVASRRSQSPMLSRSVAVATPKSQQRAVSAERRRQGATTPSNAERMLVTSVRSLSVSFQGESYSLPVSKVKPPPAAAGTPGGLRKGTPERKKAGVTPVRDRRERDRENSRPSDHQQHRWPGRLRGENSNFFTRSLDYVTGRVKLSGSGSALKELRKSVADENSRNKVSNLKLDNHDVDVRGTSELDGRPRLGESRNSDAESDSSESTASGNVIQLRGGPRGVVVPGRFSQDASNREHKVLDPGSPLSNSASNRTLGHSKLIVAKNFQNDSPVSSPREVFAIRGLSPLRGGMRAASPSKALTSSGALLRGMASPTRAGSGVVTSMNASNTCSTPSILSFAVDMRKGKLRENRIADAHNLRLLYNRLLQWRLANAKVENTLLVQEQTAERSLYTAWMTTSKLRHSVGSKRIELQLLRHNVKLYSILKEQEPNLESWGLFERDHCNSLSGAIEALEASTTRLPLVGGARADIDKVQEAISSAVDMMQAMASSVCSLLTKVEQMNLLMSELSNLSVREHRLLDECKDLLSTTSIPLQVIYCSLKTHVLQVHTHTRKLSKESAKC